A region from the Oceanidesulfovibrio marinus genome encodes:
- a CDS encoding PEP/pyruvate-binding domain-containing protein, with protein MAASDTPYLIPTSDAAARQTVLVGGKASGIARLAAADLPVVSGLAVTVRAYHDFIAASGLSRTLDKLVTSRDFRAMRWEAVWDTSLEIRNRFNRAQVPDAIREAVTAAMDAYSLRGPVALRSSASSEDAAGHSFAGLHDSFLDLADAAAVANHLPLLFASLWSDRALLYRSELGLDPAQSAMAGLIQPMRTGPAAGICFTKSPMDERRLVVEAHAGPGIELVSGQAEPARWVVDRESRAIVEQTGADSPLPESTILDIASVALEAESVLGTALDMEWIVPDDADGVRILQARPITALPGANATENGDARPWKREDRRPWDMSLHRSFGQLKELRRRVETLIPAMEEDARQMRESSSKNMDNDALADEIERRLKVYQDWNDRYYEEFVPLAHAVRLFGQVYNDQLAPDDPFAFRDLLTGERLAGLARNEQLEDMADMLRADETLRDSVARGEFPESSPLQPKFLDFIDAYGDLTCHIAWCSEGEAAVLDLLVELAKRPRRAPKQRDITDAEQDFLRSFPESQQDFATELLDLARAAYRLRDDDNMALGRVEAAMLDAVEDGRQRLHERFGADARRLSPQDTARSLRDPQYVPACIGCEEPDRPAPSREASVVRGQPAGPGIARGPARIVRSREDMYALKNGEVLVCDSVDPAMTFAAPLAAAIVELRGGMLVHGAIIAREYGLPCVTGVNNATEIFEDGEVLIVNGEDGTVRRAAGEPA; from the coding sequence ATGGCTGCATCGGACACGCCGTACCTCATCCCCACATCGGACGCTGCTGCAAGACAAACGGTCCTGGTGGGCGGAAAGGCGTCCGGCATAGCACGGCTCGCCGCCGCCGACCTGCCCGTCGTGTCCGGCCTCGCCGTCACTGTCCGCGCCTACCACGACTTCATCGCCGCCTCCGGCCTGTCCAGAACTCTGGACAAGCTCGTGACCTCCAGGGACTTCCGCGCCATGCGCTGGGAGGCGGTCTGGGACACCAGTCTGGAGATTCGCAACCGCTTCAACCGCGCGCAGGTTCCGGATGCCATTCGCGAAGCCGTTACCGCCGCCATGGACGCGTACTCACTGCGCGGTCCCGTGGCGCTGCGCTCCTCTGCATCGTCCGAGGACGCCGCCGGCCACTCTTTTGCCGGGCTACACGACTCCTTCCTGGACCTTGCCGACGCCGCAGCCGTGGCCAACCACCTGCCCCTGCTCTTTGCCTCGCTCTGGTCGGACCGCGCGTTGCTCTACCGCAGCGAGCTCGGGCTCGACCCGGCGCAGTCCGCCATGGCCGGGCTCATCCAGCCCATGCGCACCGGCCCGGCCGCCGGCATCTGCTTCACCAAGAGCCCCATGGACGAGCGCCGACTGGTGGTGGAGGCCCACGCAGGACCGGGCATCGAGCTCGTCTCCGGCCAAGCCGAGCCTGCACGCTGGGTCGTGGACCGCGAGTCGCGTGCAATCGTCGAGCAGACCGGCGCCGATTCACCCTTGCCCGAGTCCACAATTCTGGACATCGCATCCGTTGCGCTGGAAGCCGAATCCGTCCTCGGCACGGCTCTCGACATGGAATGGATCGTTCCGGACGACGCGGACGGCGTGCGCATTCTCCAGGCCCGGCCCATCACCGCCCTGCCCGGGGCAAATGCTACAGAGAACGGGGACGCACGGCCGTGGAAGCGCGAGGATCGCCGGCCCTGGGATATGAGCCTGCACCGCAGCTTCGGCCAGCTCAAGGAGCTGCGCCGGCGCGTGGAAACGCTCATCCCGGCCATGGAGGAAGACGCGAGGCAAATGCGTGAATCATCGTCCAAAAACATGGACAACGACGCGCTTGCCGACGAGATCGAACGGCGTCTGAAGGTGTATCAGGACTGGAACGACCGCTACTACGAGGAGTTCGTGCCCCTGGCCCACGCCGTGCGGCTGTTCGGGCAGGTCTACAACGATCAGCTTGCACCGGACGATCCCTTTGCCTTCCGCGATCTGCTCACAGGCGAACGGCTGGCAGGCCTCGCCCGCAACGAGCAGCTGGAGGACATGGCCGATATGCTGCGTGCGGACGAGACACTTCGCGACAGTGTTGCACGCGGCGAATTTCCGGAATCCTCGCCCCTGCAGCCCAAATTTCTGGACTTCATCGACGCATACGGCGACCTCACCTGCCACATTGCCTGGTGCTCAGAGGGCGAGGCGGCCGTGCTCGATCTCCTCGTCGAGCTGGCCAAACGCCCGCGTCGGGCTCCCAAGCAGCGAGACATTACCGACGCCGAGCAGGATTTCCTGCGCAGCTTCCCGGAATCGCAGCAGGACTTCGCCACCGAGCTGCTGGACCTGGCCCGCGCCGCGTACCGGTTGCGCGACGACGACAACATGGCTCTGGGCCGGGTGGAAGCGGCAATGCTGGACGCCGTTGAAGATGGCCGCCAGCGGCTCCACGAACGGTTCGGCGCAGACGCCAGACGGCTCTCCCCACAGGACACGGCGCGCAGCCTGCGCGATCCGCAGTACGTACCGGCGTGCATCGGCTGCGAGGAGCCTGACCGCCCTGCCCCATCGCGCGAGGCATCAGTTGTCCGCGGTCAGCCCGCCGGGCCTGGCATTGCCCGCGGTCCGGCGCGCATCGTACGTTCACGCGAGGACATGTACGCCCTGAAAAACGGCGAGGTGCTGGTCTGCGACTCCGTGGACCCGGCCATGACCTTTGCCGCGCCGCTGGCCGCGGCCATTGTGGAGCTCCGTGGCGGCATGCTGGTGCACGGCGCGATCATCGCGCGGGAGTATGGCCTGCCCTGCGTTACCGGCGTGAACAACGCCACGGAGATCTTCGAGGACGGCGAAGTCCTCATCGTCAACGGCGAGGACGGCACGGTGCGGCGCGCCGCCGGAGAACCTGCATGA
- the rbfA gene encoding 30S ribosome-binding factor RbfA, with amino-acid sequence MTDSDPNRAQRLGDAIMRELADIIATESRDPRLELVTILGVSLDPSMNIATVQYTVHSDPEQVAEGLAHSRGFLRTELGRRLTKRRIPELAFQFDASAGTPNEETDAFEEMLNAARRR; translated from the coding sequence ATGACAGACTCCGATCCGAATCGCGCCCAACGCCTGGGCGATGCGATCATGCGCGAGCTGGCGGACATCATCGCCACCGAGTCGCGAGACCCGCGGCTCGAGCTTGTCACAATCCTCGGTGTATCGTTGGACCCGTCCATGAATATCGCCACCGTTCAGTACACCGTCCATTCCGATCCCGAGCAGGTCGCGGAGGGGCTGGCCCACTCGCGCGGATTTCTGCGTACGGAGCTGGGCAGGCGCCTGACCAAACGCCGCATACCGGAGCTGGCTTTCCAGTTCGACGCCTCGGCCGGAACGCCGAACGAAGAAACTGACGCCTTCGAGGAAATGCTCAATGCCGCCCGTCGTCGATGA
- a CDS encoding efflux RND transporter periplasmic adaptor subunit → MQRSAHRHCALLVRIVPLLCPLLCLYLALATPAPAQESGQKLVVAQPSTREASLTAFTRAGTVMTLVSEVAGKVISVNADIGDTIDENGVFARLDDTFTRLELNKVLVQQDKLRSNIAYDAKEVSRYQSLVKRDSAAQSQLDKLELDLALAKHEFASMQVEEERLREKLERFIVTAPPHWAVMERYIEPGEWINTGEKLAELGDFRVLIAPFGLSPEEFDWLKRQKELIPLLVPDLPGGPQTVQASVGRISPGFNPETRKIHVELEIPAKPPLTRGGQRVELAMRLPDAPSTVILPKSAVTYRYEEYWVTRPDGSELKVVLLGKGHSADTVRVTSPDIQPGDEFLHPES, encoded by the coding sequence ATGCAACGTTCCGCACATCGCCATTGTGCCCTGCTCGTTCGGATTGTCCCTCTGCTGTGCCCCCTGTTGTGCCTGTACCTTGCGCTCGCAACGCCGGCCCCTGCCCAGGAATCCGGGCAAAAGCTCGTCGTTGCACAGCCTTCCACCCGCGAAGCATCCCTCACGGCCTTCACCCGCGCCGGCACCGTCATGACGCTGGTCAGCGAGGTGGCCGGCAAGGTCATCTCGGTCAACGCCGACATCGGCGACACCATTGACGAAAACGGCGTGTTCGCCCGCCTGGACGACACCTTCACGCGCCTGGAGCTCAACAAGGTCCTGGTTCAGCAGGACAAATTGCGCTCGAACATCGCCTACGACGCCAAGGAAGTGAGCCGTTACCAGTCCCTGGTCAAACGCGACAGCGCAGCCCAGTCGCAGCTGGACAAGCTTGAGCTCGACCTCGCCCTGGCCAAGCATGAGTTCGCCAGCATGCAGGTGGAGGAGGAACGGCTGCGCGAAAAGCTCGAACGCTTCATCGTCACCGCGCCGCCCCACTGGGCTGTGATGGAGCGCTACATCGAGCCCGGCGAGTGGATCAACACCGGCGAGAAGCTGGCCGAGCTGGGCGACTTCCGCGTGCTCATCGCGCCCTTCGGCCTCTCCCCGGAGGAGTTCGACTGGCTCAAACGCCAGAAAGAACTTATCCCCCTGCTCGTGCCGGACCTTCCCGGCGGACCGCAGACCGTGCAGGCCAGCGTGGGCCGCATCTCCCCCGGCTTCAACCCGGAGACGCGCAAGATCCACGTGGAGTTGGAGATTCCTGCCAAGCCGCCGCTCACGCGTGGCGGACAACGCGTGGAGCTGGCCATGCGCCTGCCGGATGCGCCAAGCACGGTAATTCTTCCAAAATCAGCGGTAACATACAGGTACGAAGAGTATTGGGTCACAAGACCGGACGGCAGTGAGCTCAAGGTCGTGCTCCTCGGCAAGGGACACTCTGCGGACACAGTGCGCGTCACCTCGCCGGACATCCAGCCGGGCGATGAGTTCCTGCATCCCGAGTCCTGA
- the truB gene encoding tRNA pseudouridine(55) synthase TruB, with amino-acid sequence MSNTDANTAPKRIKPPQQDGVLVLHKPSGPTSTACLERIKRVLGQKKIGHAGTLDPLADGVLVVLLGQATKLAPYLTEGEKVYKGSLELGKATDTYDSQGQIVSTADWSQITEAEARAAVMAWLEDTSQIVPPYSAAKHKGKALYALSREGKEVPEKRKEITISGVEVVSIDLPRIDFRVRCGAGTYIRSLVHSLGMRLGCGAFMTALTREHSHPFDIAEAHTLDAVLDEPEALAERVLSMARSLPHWPRHTLSEHDAALVKNGAQLDCGPEAEEADAMGRIMFLSPQGEALALAQKKERGGAMVWALLRGLWRS; translated from the coding sequence GTGAGCAACACCGACGCGAACACCGCGCCCAAACGCATCAAGCCGCCGCAGCAGGACGGCGTGCTCGTACTGCACAAGCCCTCCGGTCCCACGTCCACTGCGTGCCTGGAGCGCATCAAACGCGTGCTCGGGCAGAAGAAGATCGGCCACGCAGGCACCCTCGACCCCCTGGCCGACGGCGTGCTTGTCGTGTTATTGGGCCAGGCAACCAAGCTTGCCCCCTATCTTACCGAAGGGGAAAAGGTGTATAAGGGTTCCTTGGAGCTGGGAAAGGCCACCGATACGTATGACTCCCAGGGCCAGATCGTCTCCACGGCGGACTGGTCGCAGATAACGGAGGCCGAGGCCCGCGCGGCGGTGATGGCGTGGCTGGAGGACACCAGCCAGATCGTCCCGCCCTACTCCGCGGCCAAGCATAAAGGCAAGGCGCTCTACGCGCTCTCCCGGGAAGGCAAGGAAGTCCCGGAAAAGCGCAAGGAGATTACAATTTCAGGGGTCGAGGTCGTTTCCATAGACCTCCCCCGCATAGATTTCCGGGTGCGCTGCGGCGCAGGCACGTATATCCGGTCCCTGGTCCACAGCCTGGGGATGCGGTTAGGTTGCGGCGCCTTCATGACGGCGCTCACCCGGGAGCACAGCCACCCCTTCGACATCGCCGAGGCGCACACATTGGATGCGGTCCTCGACGAGCCGGAGGCCCTGGCCGAACGGGTCCTTTCCATGGCCCGCTCTCTTCCCCACTGGCCGCGGCACACGCTCTCCGAGCACGACGCCGCCCTGGTGAAAAATGGCGCGCAGCTTGACTGCGGACCGGAAGCGGAAGAGGCGGACGCCATGGGACGGATCATGTTCCTGTCTCCGCAAGGAGAGGCCCTGGCCCTGGCGCAGAAGAAGGAACGGGGTGGCGCGATGGTGTGGGCGCTGCTGCGCGGACTCTGGCGGTCCTAG
- a CDS encoding DUF503 domain-containing protein, with the protein MVIGVLRVEFTLHGNASLKGKRSVAQSLKRKMRNKFNVSVAEVESQESHTRLVLAAATVGTEWAHVEGRLTKCLNMLEAASPEEITDSSIELFGAE; encoded by the coding sequence ATGGTTATCGGAGTGCTGCGGGTTGAGTTCACCCTGCACGGCAACGCTTCCCTCAAGGGCAAGCGGTCGGTCGCACAGTCCTTGAAGCGCAAGATGCGCAACAAGTTCAACGTGTCCGTGGCCGAGGTGGAGTCGCAGGAGAGCCATACCCGGCTTGTGCTCGCAGCCGCCACCGTGGGCACCGAGTGGGCGCATGTAGAAGGCCGGCTGACCAAGTGCCTGAACATGCTGGAAGCCGCCTCGCCCGAAGAGATCACGGACAGCAGCATCGAGCTTTTCGGCGCCGAGTAG
- the pnp gene encoding polyribonucleotide nucleotidyltransferase, whose protein sequence is MQSNFDATRLTVNAGGKEIILETGRLANQANGAVWIQCGGTVVLVTVVTQPLDRDISFFPLVVDYQEKMYAAGRVPGSFFRREMGRPSERETLCSRLIDRPIRPLFPKGFRDEVQVLATVLSADQENDPDVLAVTGASAALHLSQIPFNGPIAGARVAYVDGEFILNPVSSQIENATLNMVMAASEEAVVMVEGAADFIPHDVMSKAIEWGHAELQPLLQAQHQMREMAGKPKMEFVPHEDDADLVAAVEELATDDLLAAVTIPEKMARKDARSAVKKKVLAALEEDARFAEKPEILKAAPELLGGLEKKLVRKRIKDLGVRIDGRDVTTVRQIKADVGLLPRTHGSALFARGETKALCVATLGSGRDEQRVETLMGDENKRFMLHYNFPPYCVGEVKMVRVSRREIGHGNLAERAITPILPSAEDFPFTMRVVSEIMESNGSSSMATVCGASLALMDAGVPVSTAVAGIAMGLIKEGDEYYVLTDILGDEDALGDMDFKIAGSADGITAFQMDIKIAGIPPEVMARALTQAREARVHILGEMNKVLEQPRAELSDYAPQLAIVQVDPEVIRMIIGPGGKNIKQITADTGADVDIEDSGKVSIFAPTKEALEQARERVLYFDQKPEVGKIYEGPVKKILEIGAIVEILPGVEGLVHISQLALERVDKVTDVVKLGDTIKVKCLEVLDGGKMRLSRAAILAEEQGIEFKDNPPRRGGGGRGGDRRGDRGPRGGRGGDRGDRGGRGGDRGGRGGPRSND, encoded by the coding sequence ATGCAATCCAATTTCGACGCCACCCGTCTGACAGTCAATGCCGGCGGCAAGGAGATCATCCTGGAGACAGGACGCCTTGCCAACCAGGCAAATGGCGCAGTCTGGATCCAATGCGGCGGCACCGTGGTTCTCGTAACCGTGGTGACCCAGCCCCTGGATCGCGACATCAGCTTCTTCCCCCTGGTGGTGGACTACCAGGAGAAGATGTACGCGGCCGGCCGCGTGCCTGGTAGCTTCTTCCGTCGCGAGATGGGCCGCCCCAGCGAGCGTGAGACGCTCTGCTCCCGGCTCATCGATCGGCCTATCCGTCCCCTGTTCCCCAAAGGCTTCCGCGACGAGGTCCAGGTGCTCGCCACCGTGCTTTCCGCGGACCAGGAGAACGACCCGGACGTGCTCGCCGTCACCGGCGCATCGGCCGCCCTCCATCTCTCGCAGATTCCCTTCAACGGCCCCATTGCCGGCGCCCGCGTGGCCTACGTGGATGGAGAGTTCATCCTCAACCCGGTGAGCTCCCAGATCGAAAACGCCACCCTGAACATGGTCATGGCCGCCTCCGAGGAGGCCGTGGTCATGGTGGAAGGCGCAGCCGACTTCATCCCGCACGACGTCATGTCCAAGGCCATCGAGTGGGGCCATGCAGAGCTCCAGCCCCTGCTCCAGGCACAGCACCAGATGCGCGAGATGGCAGGCAAGCCCAAGATGGAGTTCGTCCCCCACGAGGACGACGCCGATCTGGTCGCCGCCGTCGAGGAGCTGGCCACCGACGACCTGCTGGCCGCCGTGACCATCCCCGAGAAGATGGCCCGCAAGGACGCCCGCAGCGCCGTGAAGAAGAAGGTTCTCGCCGCGCTGGAAGAGGACGCCCGCTTCGCCGAGAAGCCCGAGATCCTCAAGGCCGCGCCCGAGCTCCTCGGCGGTCTGGAGAAGAAGCTGGTGCGCAAGCGCATCAAGGATCTGGGCGTGCGCATCGACGGCCGCGACGTGACCACCGTCCGCCAGATCAAGGCCGACGTGGGCCTGCTGCCGCGCACCCACGGCTCTGCACTCTTCGCCCGCGGTGAGACCAAGGCCCTCTGCGTCGCCACCCTCGGCTCCGGCCGTGACGAGCAGCGCGTGGAGACCCTCATGGGCGACGAGAACAAGCGCTTCATGCTCCACTACAACTTCCCGCCCTACTGCGTAGGCGAGGTCAAGATGGTCCGCGTCTCCCGCCGGGAGATCGGCCACGGCAACCTGGCCGAGCGCGCCATCACGCCCATCCTGCCCAGCGCAGAGGACTTCCCCTTCACCATGCGCGTGGTCTCCGAGATCATGGAGTCCAACGGCTCCTCCTCCATGGCCACGGTGTGCGGCGCCTCCCTGGCGCTCATGGACGCAGGCGTGCCCGTCTCCACGGCCGTCGCCGGCATCGCCATGGGCCTGATCAAGGAAGGCGACGAGTACTACGTGCTCACGGACATCCTGGGTGACGAGGACGCTCTGGGCGACATGGACTTCAAGATCGCGGGCAGCGCCGACGGCATCACCGCCTTCCAGATGGACATCAAGATCGCCGGTATTCCGCCGGAGGTCATGGCCCGCGCCCTGACCCAGGCCCGCGAGGCCCGGGTGCACATCCTGGGCGAGATGAACAAGGTGCTGGAGCAGCCGCGCGCCGAGCTCTCCGACTACGCGCCGCAGCTGGCGATTGTGCAGGTCGACCCCGAGGTCATCCGCATGATCATCGGCCCCGGCGGCAAGAACATCAAGCAGATCACGGCCGACACCGGCGCCGATGTGGATATCGAGGACTCCGGCAAGGTCTCCATCTTCGCCCCCACCAAGGAGGCGCTGGAGCAGGCCAGGGAACGCGTGCTCTACTTCGACCAGAAGCCCGAGGTGGGCAAGATCTACGAAGGCCCGGTCAAGAAGATCCTCGAGATCGGCGCCATCGTCGAGATCCTGCCCGGCGTCGAAGGCCTGGTCCACATCTCCCAGCTCGCTCTGGAGCGCGTGGACAAGGTCACCGATGTGGTCAAGCTCGGCGACACCATCAAGGTCAAATGCCTTGAGGTCCTGGACGGCGGCAAGATGCGCCTCTCCCGCGCCGCCATCCTGGCCGAGGAGCAGGGCATCGAGTTCAAGGACAACCCGCCCCGCCGAGGCGGCGGTGGCCGCGGTGGCGATCGCCGTGGCGACCGTGGACCTCGCGGCGGACGTGGTGGCGATCGTGGCGACCGCGGTGGACGCGGCGGCGATCGCGGCGGACGCGGCGGCCCGCGTTCCAACGATTAA
- the rpsO gene encoding 30S ribosomal protein S15 has protein sequence MVMTPEDKAKVIEEYKTKDDDTGSPEVQVALLTHRISYLTEHFKTHKKDFHSRTGLLKLVGQRRKLLNYLKKKDVQRYRDLIQRLELRK, from the coding sequence GTGGTCATGACACCTGAGGATAAGGCTAAGGTTATCGAGGAGTACAAGACGAAGGACGACGACACCGGCTCTCCCGAGGTCCAGGTTGCGCTGCTCACGCACCGCATCTCCTACCTCACCGAGCACTTCAAGACCCACAAGAAGGACTTCCACTCCCGTACGGGTCTGCTGAAGCTTGTTGGTCAGCGTCGCAAGCTCCTGAACTATCTCAAGAAAAAAGACGTTCAGCGCTACCGCGACCTCATTCAGAGGCTCGAACTGCGCAAGTAG
- a CDS encoding DHH family phosphoesterase: protein MPPVVDEILNILRTEDNFLVAGHATPDGDAYGSAVAVCFLLKTLGKRFVHYAANGTPPSMDWLGHPDMAHTSLDGFTPGWSIVLDSGDISRLDPEAAAAVVPEHTVNIDHHLGNSQFGALNWVDPSEPAVGTMVAQLARRLDIPLAGDLGEAVYLAIVSDTGHFSYGNTRPETLELAAEIVRLGLDLGAFNAKLEKSWTPQRLQLWSHALGESVLHCDGKIGMVRIRKDILEQTHSTRYDCDGLVEIMRRVKSVRIAVSLRETEDGVKVSLRSHGDDNVQQVAQRLGGGGHKNASGATVHGTMDEAEQLIVRYGSEILGLGCPADDCTRISNSAMAPSEAS from the coding sequence ATGCCGCCCGTCGTCGATGAGATCCTGAATATCCTGCGCACAGAAGACAATTTCCTGGTTGCGGGCCACGCCACGCCCGACGGCGACGCCTACGGCTCGGCCGTGGCCGTCTGCTTCCTGCTCAAGACGCTGGGGAAACGCTTTGTCCATTACGCGGCCAATGGCACGCCGCCGTCCATGGATTGGCTCGGCCATCCGGACATGGCGCACACCTCGCTGGATGGCTTCACCCCCGGCTGGTCCATTGTCCTGGACTCCGGCGACATCAGCCGTCTGGACCCGGAGGCCGCGGCGGCCGTGGTTCCGGAGCACACCGTTAATATCGACCACCACCTGGGCAACAGCCAGTTCGGCGCGCTCAACTGGGTCGATCCCAGCGAACCCGCCGTGGGCACCATGGTCGCGCAGCTCGCCCGGCGGTTGGATATTCCTCTGGCCGGCGACCTGGGCGAGGCCGTCTACCTCGCCATTGTCAGCGACACCGGGCACTTCAGCTACGGCAACACCCGGCCGGAAACCCTGGAGCTGGCCGCCGAGATCGTGCGCCTCGGCCTGGACCTCGGCGCGTTCAACGCCAAGCTCGAAAAGAGCTGGACTCCGCAGCGGCTACAGCTCTGGTCCCACGCCCTGGGCGAATCCGTGTTGCATTGCGACGGCAAGATAGGCATGGTGCGTATCCGCAAGGACATCCTGGAGCAGACCCACTCCACCCGCTACGACTGCGACGGCCTCGTGGAGATCATGCGCCGCGTCAAGAGCGTGCGCATCGCCGTGTCCCTGCGCGAGACCGAAGACGGTGTGAAGGTCAGCCTGCGCTCCCACGGCGATGACAACGTGCAGCAGGTGGCCCAGCGCCTGGGCGGCGGCGGTCACAAGAACGCCTCCGGCGCCACTGTGCACGGCACCATGGACGAAGCCGAACAGCTCATCGTCCGCTACGGCAGCGAGATATTGGGCCTCGGCTGCCCCGCCGATGATTGCACCCGCATTTCCAACAGCGCCATGGCCCCAAGCGAGGCTTCGTGA